One genomic window of Quercus robur chromosome 6, dhQueRobu3.1, whole genome shotgun sequence includes the following:
- the LOC126732477 gene encoding pentatricopeptide repeat-containing protein At5g66500, mitochondrial, with protein MSAPYNSLRSLTVPAKSIITVISKNLHTHNLFDELPHRDLYSLNSLLVSYIRNDDAPAAWTLFRDMHCTRSDLNAYTFTPVLGACSALSSAIERGKLVHGLMIKTGTDVGTVTKTALMDIYSKNGYLGESVKVFDEMESRDIVTWNALLSSFLRVQGLAKEALGVFEAMRKEGVEFSEFTLCSVLKACTLLKAFRQGKQVHGLVVVMGRDLVVLGTALIDFYSAVGCIEEGIKVFNSLDRRRDDVMRNSLISGCVRNRKYEEAFSIMCMMRPNVVALTSALAGCSENSDLWIGKQIHCVALRQGFTFDTQLFNVLLDMYAKCGKLFEARSLFDGICNKDVVSWTSMIDAYGGHGHGLEALELFKKMGDEVSGVLPNSVTFLALLSACGHSGLVEQGQECFNLMRVKYGLNPGPEHYACFIDILGRAGMIDEVWCLYNDMVKHGTTPTAAVWAALLNACSHNLDVTRGEFAANHLLQVEPNKPGNYVLISNFYAAVGRWDSVDELRSIMSTKGLVKEAGSSWITVTRCQENAVMHSLKIKESRKGEHFMYG; from the coding sequence ATGTCCGCCCCTTACAATTCCTTACGTTCACTTACCGTCCCCGCCAAAAGCATCATAACCGTTATTTCAAAAAACTTACATACCCACAATCTGTTCGACGAATTGCCTCACCGAGACCTCTACTCTCTTAACTCCCTTCTAGTCTCATACATTCGCAATGACGATGCTCCTGCCGCATGGACTCTCTTCCGTGACATGCACTGCACACGCTCCGACCTCAATGCATACACTTTTACTCCGGTGTTGGGCGCGTGCTCAGCATTGTCGTCGGCCATTGAACGCGGCAAACTAGTCCATGGGCTTATGATAAAAACGGGTACGGACGTGGGAACTGTGACCAAAACTGCACTCATGGATATATACTCCAAAAATGGGTACTTGGGCGAGTCGGTTAAGGTGTTTGATGAGATGGAATCGAGGGACATTGTGACTTGGAATGCTTTGCTTTCCAGCTTTTTACGCGTGCAGGGTCTTGCCAAGGAAGCGCTTGGAGTTTTTGAAGCAATGAGGAAGGAGGGAGTGGAGTTTAGTGAGTTTACTTTGTGTTCTGTGCTTAAAGCTTGTACCTTGTTGAAGGCCTTTCGTCAAGGTAAGCAGGTTCATGGGTTGGTGGTTGTGATGGGCCGTGATTTAGTGGTATTGGGTACTGCTTTGATTGATTTTTACTCTGCTGTTGGGTGCATAGAGGAAGGTATTAAAGTGTTTAACAGTTTGGATCGTAGAAGGGATGATGTGATGCGCAATTCTTTGATTTCTGGGTGTGTTAGGAATCGAAAATATGAAGAAGCATTCTCAATTATGTGCATGATGAGACCCAATGTTGTTGCACTGACTAGTGCTCTTGCAGGTTGTTCTGAGAATTCCGATTTGTGGATTGGAAAGCAGATACACTGTGTTGCGTTACGTCAAGGGTTCACATTCGACACCCAGTTATTCAATGTTTTATTGGACATGTACGCAAAATGTGGGAAACTGTTTGAAGCTCGGTCATTGTTTGATGGAATTTGCAATAAAGATGTGGTTTCCTGGACAAGCATGATTGATGCATATGGAGGTCATGGGCATGGGCTTGAAGCTCTTGAGCTGTTCAAGAAGATGGGGGATGAAGTTAGTGGGGTCTTGCCAAATTCTGTTACATTTCTTGCTCTTTTATCAGCTTGTGGGCATTCAGGACTGGTGGAGCAAGGCCAAGAATGTTTTAATTTAATGAGGGTGAAGTATGGTCTGAATCCAGGACCAGAGCACTATGCCTGCTTCATCGATATCTTAGGCCGGGCAGGTATGATAGATGAAGTATGGTGTTTATATAATGACATGGTTAAGCATGGTACTACTCCTACTGCAGCAGTATGGGCAGCACTATTGAATGCTTGCAGTCATAACTTGGATGTAACAAGGGGCGAGTTTGCTGCAAACCATCTATTGCAAGTAGAGCCAAATAAGCCAGGGAATTATGTACTTATATCAAACTTTTATGCAGCCGTTGGAAGGTGGGATTCTGTAGATGAGTTGAGAAGCATTATGAGCACAAAAGGACTGGTCAAGGAAGCTGGGAGTAGCTGGATCACTGTAACACGCTGCCAGGAGAATGCTGTCATGCATAGTTtgaaaatcaaagagtctagaaAAGGAGAACATTTCATGTATGGTTGA